The following is a genomic window from Candidatus Binatia bacterium.
GCTTACGTACGGCGGCAGCAGGTGATCCTCGGCTGCATGACCCTGGACATGTTCGCCGTGATCTTCGGCGGCGCCAATGCGCTGCTCCCGATCTACGCCAACGACATTCTCCACGTCGGCGCTTCCGGATACGGGCTGCTCACCTCGTCGCTCGAAGTCGGCGCGCTCATCACCTCGCTGTTGCTCATCGTGGCACCGCGCATCACCCAGGCCGGCCGCGCATTGCTGATCGGCGTTGCGGTCTACGGTATCGCCACGATCGTGTTTGGGCTCTCTCGTTCGTTCCCGTTGTCAGTGATCGCCTACATGATCGTCGGCATCGGCGACCAAGTCAGCGTGGTGATGCGCGCCACGGCCATTCAGCTCTCCACGCCGGATGAGCTGCGCGGCCGGGTCAGTTCGGTCAACATGGTCTTCATCGGCGCTTCCAACCAGCTCGGCGCTGTGGAATCGGGCTTTGTCGCCGCGCTCACCAACGCCACGTTCTCGGTCGTAAGCGGCGGCATCGGCTGTTTGGTTGTCCTGGCCATCGTCGTGGCGACGCTGCCAAAGCTGCGGCGCTACCGCATTGAGTTCAACGAGCCGGCCGCGGCGCACGATCGTTGATGCGGATGCCGTGACTCTGGAAGAGCGCGCGTGATATCCTCGCAGGCTCATGAGCGAGATCCAGTATCCAGGTGCCGTGCCGCCCGAGCGCAGCCGAACCGTGCAATTGCTCGGCATCCGCATCAATACGTTGGAGTGGGGCGATCCCACGGCGCAGCCGCTGGTCCTCTGTCACGGCATGTGGGACCACGCCCGCAGCTTTGCGGTGCTGGCGCCGTTGCTGGCGCGCCGCTTCCGCGTCATCGCCATCGATGCCCGCGGTCATGGCGACTCCGACTGGGCCAATGGCTATACCTGGGCTGCCGACATCGCGGATCTGCTCATGGTGCTGCGCTCGCTCGGCCGGCCCGTGCATCTCGTCGGCCACAGCAAGGGCGGCGGGCAGGCGACGGAGGCAGCGATTTTGGCTCCTGTGCTGGTCACGAAGCTGATCAACATCGACGGCTTCGGACCGGCTGCGTTACCCGACGGCCCGGAGACCTTGCCAAAACGTTTTGCGGAGTTCCTCGACCGGCGCCGCCAACTGGCCGAACGCAACGGCTGGCGTCCGTACGCGCAGCTCGGCGACCTGGTGGAGCGGCGCCGCGCGCAGAACCCGCGCCTCACGCGGGAGTGGCTACGCTA
Proteins encoded in this region:
- a CDS encoding alpha/beta hydrolase; amino-acid sequence: MSEIQYPGAVPPERSRTVQLLGIRINTLEWGDPTAQPLVLCHGMWDHARSFAVLAPLLARRFRVIAIDARGHGDSDWANGYTWAADIADLLMVLRSLGRPVHLVGHSKGGGQATEAAILAPVLVTKLINIDGFGPAALPDGPETLPKRFAEFLDRRRQLAERNGWRPYAQLGDLVERRRAQNPRLTREWLRYFAFHGARETAGGWSWKSDPHMAHGFGPWHPEWIGRAYGALHTPMLAIVGSEPDTWGPLPEHILSERLSRVKKLERRTIHGTGHFVHIERPLETAEVILDFLGS